The following coding sequences are from one Streptomyces sp. NBC_00536 window:
- a CDS encoding GDSL-type esterase/lipase family protein, which produces MTASRPHSLFSFGTLKDERVQTALFGRAVPTSPASLAGHTTRPLPITDESVIAASGLDVHLTLERAIGSAVEGVVMRLTDEELAAADAYEVDDYARRRVLLTSGESTWAYLDAKPLRAAERIVIVGDSIAYGRCDPRGGWAARLAGAHIAGDEAAHRVFNLSVPGSTLADVSEQTPALLAARRPDTLLVAAGINDSALPLAAAPDRAADHGDGTARIAEHLGSLAATALGHNARLVVAGPTWVDEERTRDYEGLCFTRERALALRAAVRAWCEEQYVDFIDLWEPLRGRGDLLVDGLHPDTVGHRVLHRHLDALSS; this is translated from the coding sequence GTGACCGCATCACGCCCCCACTCGCTGTTCTCCTTCGGCACCCTGAAGGACGAGCGGGTACAGACCGCCCTGTTCGGCCGGGCCGTACCCACCTCCCCGGCGTCGCTCGCGGGCCACACGACCCGGCCGCTGCCGATCACCGACGAGTCCGTGATCGCGGCCAGTGGCCTGGACGTCCACCTGACCCTGGAGCGAGCGATCGGGTCCGCGGTCGAGGGCGTCGTCATGCGCCTCACCGACGAGGAACTCGCCGCGGCCGACGCGTACGAGGTCGACGACTACGCCCGCCGCCGCGTGCTCCTGACCTCGGGCGAGAGCACCTGGGCCTACCTGGATGCGAAACCCCTGCGCGCGGCGGAGCGCATCGTGATCGTCGGCGACAGCATCGCCTACGGACGCTGCGACCCGCGGGGCGGATGGGCGGCCCGGCTGGCGGGCGCCCACATCGCGGGCGACGAGGCCGCGCACCGCGTTTTCAACCTGTCCGTCCCCGGCAGCACGCTGGCCGACGTCAGCGAACAGACGCCCGCTCTGCTCGCCGCCCGCAGGCCCGACACCCTGCTCGTCGCCGCCGGGATCAACGACTCGGCCCTGCCGCTCGCCGCCGCGCCGGACCGCGCGGCGGACCACGGCGACGGGACCGCGCGGATCGCGGAGCACCTCGGCTCCCTGGCCGCCACCGCCCTCGGCCACAACGCGCGGCTCGTCGTCGCCGGGCCGACCTGGGTCGACGAGGAGCGCACCCGCGACTACGAGGGGCTGTGCTTCACCCGCGAGCGGGCGCTGGCCCTGCGCGCGGCCGTACGGGCCTGGTGCGAGGAGCAGTACGTCGACTTCATCGACCTGTGGGAGCCGCTGCGCGGGCGCGGCGATCTGCTCGTCGACGGCCTGCACCCCGATACGGTGGGACACCGGGTGCTCCACCGGCACCTGGACGCGCTGAGCAGCTGA
- a CDS encoding serine/threonine-protein kinase gives MWELSGSGAGPLEAEDPRRIGTIALAGRLGAGGMGRVYLGVHEGRYVAVKQLLASVVGEDADFLRRFGHELDNLSRLPGRATAPVLASDRTARPPWFATAYIPGLTLGAALELHGGPLPADALWPLLREAAAGLAAVHGLGMVHRDLKPSNVMLTLEGLTLIDFGIARAAEQSQLTRTGMVVGTPAYMAPEQASGRRQVSGATDVFALGSVIAYAASGRPPFGEESGHGVLYRIVHEQPELEPLRALDPGLAELVEACLDKDPEGRPTAAEILERAALQGPFTAPLWPGTIAACLRERAAFAADVQRIDVPDTKPDPELKPETQPEAETQPEPDTKPAPGADPAAAADVRRSERPERPERRRRTRVVLAVLPVVVVAGGTTLAIQYLPYAFSPQAGPQSGPSVALSPPADGKPAATVSGSASAPPSPGQSPASGTPAANGRSGGPTGAAGGPATAPTPASSGGTTPHPPASNPPAPPASGTFRFQNGNDSSCITQVYGSSDSGDCSDASARWTVQSRPDGSFRLVNRQSGGCLYSNGLNQAVFVGDCAQDIGRSWRTGSGGSLRSDLGGGCLDLGMAGGLNTSSCAGTAAQRWSRQS, from the coding sequence GTGTGGGAGCTGAGCGGGAGCGGGGCCGGGCCGCTGGAGGCGGAGGACCCGCGGCGGATCGGGACGATCGCGCTGGCGGGCCGGCTCGGGGCCGGTGGCATGGGGCGGGTGTACCTGGGGGTCCACGAGGGCCGGTACGTCGCCGTCAAGCAGCTGCTGGCCTCGGTCGTCGGTGAGGACGCGGACTTCCTGCGCCGCTTCGGGCACGAGCTGGACAACCTGTCCCGGCTGCCCGGCCGGGCCACCGCACCCGTGCTCGCGAGCGACCGGACCGCGCGGCCGCCGTGGTTCGCCACCGCGTACATTCCCGGGCTGACCCTGGGCGCGGCCCTCGAACTGCACGGCGGTCCGCTTCCGGCGGACGCGCTGTGGCCGCTGCTGCGGGAGGCCGCGGCGGGCCTGGCGGCGGTGCACGGCCTCGGGATGGTGCACCGGGACCTGAAGCCGTCCAACGTCATGCTGACCCTGGAGGGGCTCACCCTCATCGACTTCGGCATCGCCCGCGCCGCCGAACAGAGCCAGCTGACCCGGACGGGCATGGTGGTGGGCACGCCCGCCTACATGGCGCCCGAGCAGGCTTCCGGCCGGCGGCAGGTCAGCGGCGCCACCGACGTGTTCGCGCTAGGCTCGGTCATCGCCTACGCGGCCTCCGGACGGCCGCCGTTCGGCGAGGAGTCGGGGCACGGCGTGCTCTACCGGATCGTCCACGAGCAGCCGGAGCTGGAGCCGCTCCGGGCGCTGGACCCCGGCCTCGCCGAACTCGTCGAGGCCTGCCTCGACAAGGACCCCGAGGGCCGCCCCACCGCCGCGGAGATCCTGGAACGCGCCGCGCTCCAGGGCCCGTTCACCGCACCGCTGTGGCCGGGGACCATCGCCGCGTGCCTGCGCGAGCGGGCCGCCTTCGCCGCGGACGTACAGCGGATCGACGTACCGGATACGAAGCCGGACCCGGAGCTGAAGCCGGAGACCCAGCCGGAGGCGGAGACCCAGCCGGAGCCGGACACGAAGCCCGCGCCCGGGGCCGACCCCGCCGCGGCGGCCGACGTACGCCGCTCCGAGCGGCCGGAGCGGCCCGAGCGGCGCCGTCGTACCCGGGTCGTGCTGGCCGTGCTCCCCGTCGTCGTGGTCGCGGGCGGTACGACCCTGGCGATCCAGTACCTGCCGTACGCCTTCTCCCCCCAGGCGGGCCCCCAGAGCGGCCCGTCCGTCGCGCTCTCGCCGCCCGCCGACGGCAAGCCCGCGGCCACGGTCAGCGGCTCCGCGTCGGCTCCCCCGTCCCCGGGGCAGTCCCCGGCATCCGGCACCCCCGCGGCGAACGGCAGGAGCGGCGGCCCCACGGGCGCGGCCGGCGGCCCGGCCACCGCCCCCACCCCCGCGTCCAGCGGCGGCACCACCCCGCACCCTCCCGCGAGCAACCCGCCCGCACCCCCCGCCTCCGGCACCTTCCGCTTCCAGAACGGCAACGACAGCTCGTGCATCACCCAGGTCTACGGCTCATCGGACTCCGGCGACTGCTCCGACGCGTCGGCGCGGTGGACCGTACAGAGCAGGCCGGACGGCAGCTTCCGGCTCGTCAACCGGCAGAGCGGCGGATGCCTGTACTCCAACGGCCTGAACCAGGCCGTCTTCGTGGGCGACTGCGCCCAGGACATCGGCCGGTCCTGGCGTACGGGCTCGGGCGGCAGCCTGCGCAGTGACCTCGGCGGCGGCTGCCTCGACCTCGGCATGGCCGGGGGCCTGAACACCAGCTCGTGCGCCGGGACGGCGGCCCAGCGCTGGTCCCGCCAGAGCTGA
- a CDS encoding ABC transporter ATP-binding protein, with translation MSAEARPVLTVTGLEVDFDGVPAVRGVSFSLARGEVLGLVGESGSGKSATALAVLGLLPAAAAVRGSVRLDGTELVGASDAALTAVRGQRIGMVFQDPLSAFTPVYRIGDQIAEAVRAHQDLSRDRARARAVELLDLVGIPEPRLRAQSFPHEFSGGMRQRAMIAMAMANDPDVLLADEPTTALDVTIQAQILDVLRTAQRETGAALVLVSHDLGVIAGMADRVAVMYAGRIVETGTASEVFGRPSMPYTMGLIGAVPRLDGGGGALVPIPGSPPAAGQVGAGCAFAPRCPMAREDCTRAVPPLTAVDGGAQDGGARVDGTGDGDARADGGGAADGGRGHLAACVRAGEIAGKGLGVLDVYPVPEIPDALERPTGDLVLKVDGLVKTFPVLKGSAFKRRVGTVYAVDGVDLAVRGGETLALVGESGSGKSTTLFELLHFARPEGGAIELFGKAPDTLGKAERKALRGQVQIVFQDPMASLDPRMPVGDIIAEPLRAQGADRLTAARRIPELLDQVGLERAAAERFPHEFSGGQRQRIGIARALSVRPKLLVLDEPVSALDVSVQAGVLNLLRELKAELGLAYLFVSHDLSVVRYVADRVSVVYLGRTVEAGSVRDVFESPRHPYTQALLSAVPLPDPERERERRRDRILLAGDPPSPTRRHEGCRFRGRCPVYARLAPERRERCEKEVPEPTAHAADHLASCHFPQVREVL, from the coding sequence ATGAGTGCCGAGGCGCGCCCCGTGCTGACCGTCACCGGCCTGGAGGTCGACTTCGACGGGGTCCCCGCCGTGCGCGGGGTGAGCTTCTCGCTGGCCCGCGGTGAAGTCCTGGGCCTGGTGGGGGAGTCGGGATCGGGCAAGTCCGCGACCGCGCTCGCGGTGCTCGGCCTGCTCCCGGCCGCCGCCGCCGTACGGGGCTCGGTCCGGCTCGACGGGACCGAGCTGGTCGGCGCCTCCGACGCGGCGCTCACGGCCGTACGCGGGCAACGGATCGGGATGGTGTTCCAGGACCCGCTGTCCGCGTTCACACCGGTCTACCGGATCGGCGACCAGATCGCCGAGGCGGTCCGCGCCCACCAGGACCTCTCGCGCGACCGGGCGCGCGCCCGGGCCGTGGAACTCCTCGACCTCGTCGGGATCCCCGAACCCCGGCTGCGGGCCCAGTCGTTCCCGCACGAGTTCTCGGGCGGCATGCGGCAACGGGCCATGATCGCGATGGCCATGGCCAACGACCCGGACGTGCTGCTCGCCGACGAGCCGACGACGGCCCTGGACGTCACCATCCAGGCCCAGATCCTCGACGTGCTGCGCACCGCGCAGCGGGAGACCGGGGCGGCCCTGGTCCTGGTCAGCCACGACCTGGGCGTGATCGCGGGCATGGCGGACCGGGTCGCGGTCATGTACGCGGGGCGCATCGTCGAGACGGGAACGGCCTCCGAGGTCTTCGGCCGGCCCTCGATGCCCTACACGATGGGGCTGATCGGGGCGGTGCCCCGGCTGGACGGGGGCGGCGGCGCGCTGGTCCCCATCCCCGGATCGCCGCCCGCGGCGGGGCAGGTGGGCGCGGGCTGCGCCTTCGCGCCGCGCTGCCCGATGGCGCGGGAGGACTGCACGCGGGCGGTGCCGCCGCTGACGGCGGTGGACGGCGGGGCGCAGGACGGCGGGGCGAGGGTGGACGGTACGGGGGACGGCGACGCGCGTGCGGACGGCGGCGGGGCGGCGGATGGCGGCCGTGGTCATCTGGCCGCCTGTGTCCGGGCCGGGGAGATCGCCGGGAAGGGCCTCGGCGTGCTCGACGTCTACCCCGTGCCCGAGATCCCCGACGCTCTCGAACGGCCCACCGGGGACCTGGTGTTGAAGGTGGACGGGCTCGTCAAGACCTTCCCCGTGCTCAAGGGGAGCGCCTTCAAGCGGCGGGTCGGGACCGTGTACGCCGTGGACGGGGTCGACCTCGCGGTCCGCGGCGGGGAGACCCTCGCGCTGGTGGGGGAGTCCGGATCGGGGAAGTCCACCACCCTCTTCGAACTGCTCCACTTCGCACGGCCCGAGGGCGGCGCCATCGAACTGTTCGGGAAGGCTCCGGACACCCTGGGCAAGGCCGAACGCAAGGCCCTGCGCGGCCAGGTGCAGATCGTCTTCCAGGACCCGATGGCCAGCCTCGACCCCCGCATGCCGGTCGGCGACATCATCGCCGAGCCGCTGCGCGCCCAGGGCGCCGACCGGCTGACCGCCGCCCGGCGGATCCCCGAACTCCTGGACCAGGTGGGCCTGGAGCGGGCCGCGGCCGAACGCTTCCCGCACGAGTTCTCCGGCGGGCAGCGCCAGCGCATCGGGATCGCCAGGGCGCTCTCGGTCCGGCCGAAGCTCCTCGTGCTCGACGAACCCGTCTCCGCGCTCGACGTGTCCGTCCAGGCCGGGGTGCTGAACCTGCTGCGCGAACTCAAGGCGGAGCTGGGGCTCGCGTACCTCTTCGTCTCGCACGACCTGTCCGTCGTGCGGTACGTCGCCGACCGGGTCAGCGTCGTCTACCTCGGGCGGACCGTCGAAGCCGGATCCGTCCGGGACGTCTTCGAAAGCCCCCGCCACCCGTACACCCAGGCACTGCTCTCGGCGGTACCGCTGCCCGACCCGGAACGCGAACGCGAGCGGCGGCGCGACCGGATCCTGCTCGCGGGCGACCCGCCGAGCCCCACCCGGCGCCATGAGGGCTGCCGGTTCCGGGGGCGCTGCCCCGTGTACGCGCGCCTGGCCCCGGAGCGGCGCGAGCGGTGCGAGAAGGAGGTCCCCGAACCGACCGCCCACGCCGCCGACCACCTGGCCTCGTGCCACTTCCCGCAGGTACGGGAGGTTCTCTAG
- a CDS encoding ABC transporter permease — protein sequence MTAVIESSVPGGPGTEPATRPAGRATVVLRRFRQSRSALAGAAALLLLFLLAFAGPLLSPWDYSHIDYTALRSPPGADHWWGTNRIGQDVFAQTVRGLQKSLVIGLLVALFSTGLASLVGACAGYFGGWPDRLLMFFVDLLLVFPSFLIIAIVSPRLRGGGWFAFVGLLAVFGWMITARVVRSMTLSLKEREFVKAAVYMGVGPLRIIWRHVLPNIASFLIIDATIAVGGAVMSETALSYFGFGVQAPDVSLGTLIASTTGAAVTYPWMFFFAAGLLIVFVLAVNLVGDGLRDALDPTTGRSARRGAHKNTKGGGR from the coding sequence ATGACCGCCGTCATCGAGAGCAGCGTCCCGGGCGGACCGGGCACGGAGCCCGCCACCCGCCCCGCCGGGCGCGCCACCGTCGTACTGCGCCGGTTCCGGCAGAGCCGCAGCGCGCTCGCGGGCGCCGCGGCCCTGCTGCTGCTCTTCCTGCTCGCCTTCGCCGGACCGCTCCTCAGCCCGTGGGACTACAGCCACATCGACTACACCGCGCTGCGGTCCCCGCCCGGCGCCGACCACTGGTGGGGCACCAACCGGATCGGCCAGGACGTCTTCGCGCAGACCGTGCGCGGACTCCAGAAGTCCCTCGTCATCGGGCTGCTCGTGGCGCTCTTCTCGACGGGGCTCGCCTCACTGGTCGGCGCCTGCGCCGGGTACTTCGGCGGCTGGCCGGACCGGCTGCTGATGTTCTTCGTCGACCTGCTCCTCGTCTTCCCGTCGTTCCTGATCATCGCGATCGTCTCGCCCCGGCTGCGCGGCGGCGGCTGGTTCGCCTTCGTCGGGCTGCTCGCCGTCTTCGGCTGGATGATCACGGCGCGGGTCGTCCGGTCGATGACGCTCTCCCTGAAGGAGCGGGAGTTCGTCAAGGCGGCCGTGTACATGGGCGTGGGACCGCTGCGGATCATCTGGCGGCACGTCCTGCCCAACATCGCCTCGTTCCTCATCATCGACGCGACGATCGCCGTCGGCGGCGCGGTGATGAGCGAGACCGCGCTCTCCTACTTCGGATTCGGCGTGCAGGCACCGGACGTCTCGCTCGGCACGCTGATCGCGAGCACCACCGGGGCGGCGGTCACCTACCCCTGGATGTTCTTCTTCGCCGCCGGACTGCTGATCGTGTTCGTCCTCGCGGTGAACCTCGTGGGGGACGGGCTGCGCGACGCGCTCGACCCCACCACCGGGCGCTCCGCACGCCGTGGCGCACACAAGAACACGAAGGGAGGCGGGAGATGA
- a CDS encoding ABC transporter permease, translating to MAAYLAKRLGYYAVLLLAAVCLSYLLASYALDPRAYYEGRQPPLSPASVDHHLTALGVNDHTPLVSRFASWAGHALRGDLGQTIDGTPVGAEFGRRIGVSLRLLLFGTIAGTVLGVLAGAWTAVRQYRFSDRAMTLASFVLLSTPVFLLAVLLKIGAIWFNAKTGTEVIRFTGEKTPGVDSGFWAVAKDRGVHLLLPTISIGLGALAGYSRYQRSTMLDVLGSDYLRTAAAKGLGRRTVLLKHGLRTALIPMSTYFSYGFLALFTGATFTETIFGWHGMGEWFISSIGKNDVNSVVAVNVFAAVTVLLSGFLADVLHAALDPRIRTA from the coding sequence GTGGCCGCCTACCTGGCCAAGCGGCTCGGCTACTACGCCGTGCTGCTGCTGGCCGCCGTCTGCCTCTCGTACCTGCTCGCCTCGTACGCCCTCGACCCGCGGGCGTACTACGAAGGCCGCCAGCCCCCCTTGTCGCCCGCCTCGGTGGACCACCACCTCACCGCCCTCGGCGTCAACGACCACACCCCGCTCGTCTCCCGCTTCGCGTCCTGGGCCGGACACGCGCTGCGCGGCGACCTCGGACAGACCATCGACGGGACCCCGGTCGGCGCCGAGTTCGGGCGGCGGATCGGGGTCAGCCTGCGGCTGCTGCTCTTCGGCACCATCGCCGGAACCGTGCTCGGCGTGCTCGCCGGCGCCTGGACCGCCGTACGCCAATACCGCTTCTCCGACCGGGCGATGACCCTCGCCTCCTTCGTGCTGCTCTCAACACCCGTCTTTCTGCTGGCCGTTCTGCTGAAGATCGGCGCGATCTGGTTCAACGCGAAGACCGGCACCGAAGTCATCCGGTTCACCGGCGAGAAGACCCCCGGAGTCGACTCCGGCTTCTGGGCGGTGGCCAAGGACCGCGGCGTCCACCTGCTGCTGCCCACCATCTCGATCGGGCTCGGCGCGCTCGCCGGATACAGCCGCTACCAGCGCTCCACCATGCTGGACGTACTCGGCTCGGACTACCTGCGCACCGCCGCCGCCAAGGGCCTGGGCCGGCGGACGGTCCTGCTCAAACACGGCCTGCGGACCGCCCTGATCCCCATGTCGACCTACTTCAGCTACGGCTTCCTGGCCCTGTTCACCGGCGCCACCTTCACCGAGACGATCTTCGGGTGGCACGGGATGGGCGAGTGGTTCATCTCCTCCATCGGCAAGAACGACGTCAACTCGGTCGTCGCCGTCAATGTGTTCGCCGCCGTGACGGTGCTCCTGTCCGGCTTCCTCGCGGATGTGCTCCACGCCGCGCTCGACCCGCGCATCCGCACCGCCTGA
- a CDS encoding ABC transporter family substrate-binding protein, whose product MRRTTVIAIAAALSATLAVSACDSSGTDGGAPAKKQAAPAVDGQNINAQPVSALKQGGSLKVAIDQWITQYNVNQVDGQQGDASEIDRAVMPHLFYADAKGVGVPNPAFLASAKVVSTSPQVVEYQLNPKARWSDGTPLGWKDFEALWKALNGSDKAYEAADTSGYDQISKVEQGADEHGVKITFATPYADWQRLFDPLYPAAYIDTPEKFNKGWTEKAPVTAGAFKIGTYDKTAQTVTLVPDPQWWGEKPRLDSVVFRVLDRASRTEAFLNKEIDETTALQPEDYKRLVKDPAADIRRGARWDEVHITLNAARGPLQDVKVRNALQAAIDRKGINASFAKDLSFELQPLNNHFFMPNQAGYKDNSSEFDAYDPAKAGKLLDEAGWKDAGQGKPRTKDGKELTLEYTLSAGGSSSQEDQAQLVQQQLGAVGVKVDIKKVPANDYFNKFVNTGNFDLVSFRNVDEAYTSKLIPVFQQPQGNNLFQNFGSVGSPRIDELLKKAGQTTDRAEALKLYNEADAEIYKLGHSIELYQRPDITADRKGLANFGATGLADVDYTKVGWQN is encoded by the coding sequence ATGCGCAGAACCACGGTCATCGCCATAGCCGCAGCCCTGTCGGCCACTCTGGCGGTGTCCGCCTGCGACTCTTCCGGCACGGACGGCGGCGCACCGGCGAAGAAACAGGCCGCGCCCGCCGTCGACGGGCAGAACATCAACGCCCAGCCGGTGAGCGCCCTCAAGCAGGGCGGCTCCCTGAAGGTCGCCATCGACCAGTGGATCACGCAGTACAACGTCAACCAGGTGGACGGGCAGCAGGGCGACGCCTCCGAGATCGACCGGGCCGTGATGCCGCACCTCTTCTACGCGGACGCCAAGGGCGTCGGCGTGCCCAACCCGGCCTTCCTGGCCTCGGCGAAGGTCGTCTCGACCAGCCCGCAGGTGGTGGAGTACCAGCTCAACCCCAAGGCCCGCTGGTCCGACGGAACCCCCCTCGGCTGGAAGGACTTCGAGGCGCTGTGGAAGGCGCTGAACGGCTCCGACAAGGCGTACGAGGCGGCCGACACCTCGGGCTACGACCAGATCTCCAAGGTCGAGCAGGGCGCCGACGAACACGGGGTGAAGATCACCTTCGCGACGCCGTACGCCGACTGGCAGCGGCTCTTCGACCCGCTGTACCCGGCCGCCTACATCGACACCCCCGAGAAGTTCAACAAGGGCTGGACGGAGAAGGCCCCGGTCACCGCGGGCGCCTTCAAGATCGGCACCTACGACAAGACCGCGCAGACCGTCACCCTGGTTCCCGACCCGCAGTGGTGGGGGGAGAAGCCCAGGCTGGACTCGGTCGTCTTCCGCGTCCTGGACCGCGCCTCGCGCACCGAGGCCTTCCTCAACAAGGAGATCGACGAGACGACCGCGCTCCAGCCCGAGGACTACAAGCGGCTGGTCAAGGACCCGGCCGCGGACATCCGGCGCGGCGCCCGCTGGGACGAGGTCCACATCACCCTCAACGCCGCGCGCGGCCCGCTCCAGGACGTCAAGGTGCGCAACGCGCTCCAGGCGGCCATCGACCGCAAGGGCATCAACGCCAGTTTCGCCAAGGACCTGTCCTTCGAACTCCAGCCGCTGAACAACCACTTCTTCATGCCGAACCAGGCGGGGTACAAGGACAATTCCAGCGAGTTCGACGCCTACGACCCGGCGAAGGCCGGCAAGCTCCTCGACGAAGCGGGCTGGAAGGACGCCGGCCAGGGCAAGCCGCGCACCAAGGACGGCAAGGAGCTGACCCTGGAGTACACGCTGAGCGCGGGCGGTTCCTCCTCCCAGGAGGACCAGGCCCAGTTGGTGCAGCAGCAGCTGGGCGCCGTCGGCGTGAAGGTCGACATCAAGAAGGTCCCGGCGAACGACTACTTCAACAAGTTCGTGAACACCGGGAACTTCGACCTCGTCAGCTTCCGCAACGTCGACGAGGCCTACACCTCGAAGCTGATCCCCGTCTTCCAGCAGCCGCAGGGCAACAACCTCTTCCAGAACTTCGGCTCGGTCGGCAGCCCGCGGATCGACGAACTCCTGAAGAAGGCCGGCCAGACCACCGACCGCGCCGAGGCGCTGAAGCTCTACAACGAGGCCGACGCCGAGATCTACAAGCTCGGCCACTCCATCGAGCTGTACCAGCGCCCCGACATCACCGCGGACCGCAAGGGCCTCGCCAACTTCGGCGCGACCGGCCTCGCGGACGTCGACTACACGAAGGTGGGCTGGCAGAACTGA